A window of Oncorhynchus tshawytscha isolate Ot180627B linkage group LG10, Otsh_v2.0, whole genome shotgun sequence contains these coding sequences:
- the rgs20 gene encoding regulator of G-protein signaling 20 isoform X2: MPTDVILAENSLFSLGIHGETPMGSERMEMRKRQMSVQQESMAGGTAPTQQDPNQSQNQGNQNQGNQSQVNQRGNNACCFCWCCCCSCSWNEEREERNRRASYDLKAEGTADCEDSPPPTLEEVRSWAQSFDRLMSCAAGRVAFRLFLCTEFSEENMLFWLACEEFTKETNKTSIEEKARIIYEDYISILSPKEVSLDSRVREVINKNMLEPSSQTFVDAQCCV; this comes from the exons ATGCCGACGGATGTAATCTTGGCAGAGAATTCCCTCTTCTCCCTGGGCATACATGGTGAAACT CCCATGGGATCAGAGCGTATGGAGATGCGAAAGCGTCAGATGTCGGTGCAGCAGGAGTCGATGGCGGGTGGCACGGCACCGACCCAGCAGGACCCTAACCAGAGCCAGAACCAGGGGAACCAGAACCAGGGGAATCAGAGCCAGGTGAACCAGAGAGGGAACAACGCCTGTTGCttctgctggtgctgctgctgtaGCTGTTCCTG GAACGAGGAGCGTGAGGAGAGGAACCGCCGGGCGTCCTACGACCTCAAGGCTGAGGGAACGGCCGACTGCGAGGacag CCCCCCTCCTACTCTGGAGGAGGTCCGTTCCTGGGCCCAGTCGTTTGACCGACTGATGTCGTGCGCTGCTGGCCGAGTGGCGTTTAGGTTGTTCCTGTGTACAGAGTTTAGTGAGGAGAACATGTTGTTCTGGCTGGCTTGTGAGGAGTTCACCAAGGAAACCAACAAGACCTCCATTGAGGAGAAGGCACGGATCATCTATGAGGACTACATCTCCATCCTCTCACCCAAAGAG GTGAGTCTGGACTCCCGTGTTCGGGAGGTGATCAACAAGAACATGTTGGAGCCGTCATCCCAGACCTTCGTTGATGCTCAG
- the rgs20 gene encoding regulator of G-protein signaling 20 isoform X1, whose amino-acid sequence MPTDVILAENSLFSLGIHGETPMGSERMEMRKRQMSVQQESMAGGTAPTQQDPNQSQNQGNQNQGNQSQVNQRGNNACCFCWCCCCSCSWNEEREERNRRASYDLKAEGTADCEDSPPPTLEEVRSWAQSFDRLMSCAAGRVAFRLFLCTEFSEENMLFWLACEEFTKETNKTSIEEKARIIYEDYISILSPKEVSLDSRVREVINKNMLEPSSQTFVDAQVQIYTLMQRDSYPRYMNSPAYKNLLNSLSEQAPEF is encoded by the exons ATGCCGACGGATGTAATCTTGGCAGAGAATTCCCTCTTCTCCCTGGGCATACATGGTGAAACT CCCATGGGATCAGAGCGTATGGAGATGCGAAAGCGTCAGATGTCGGTGCAGCAGGAGTCGATGGCGGGTGGCACGGCACCGACCCAGCAGGACCCTAACCAGAGCCAGAACCAGGGGAACCAGAACCAGGGGAATCAGAGCCAGGTGAACCAGAGAGGGAACAACGCCTGTTGCttctgctggtgctgctgctgtaGCTGTTCCTG GAACGAGGAGCGTGAGGAGAGGAACCGCCGGGCGTCCTACGACCTCAAGGCTGAGGGAACGGCCGACTGCGAGGacag CCCCCCTCCTACTCTGGAGGAGGTCCGTTCCTGGGCCCAGTCGTTTGACCGACTGATGTCGTGCGCTGCTGGCCGAGTGGCGTTTAGGTTGTTCCTGTGTACAGAGTTTAGTGAGGAGAACATGTTGTTCTGGCTGGCTTGTGAGGAGTTCACCAAGGAAACCAACAAGACCTCCATTGAGGAGAAGGCACGGATCATCTATGAGGACTACATCTCCATCCTCTCACCCAAAGAG GTGAGTCTGGACTCCCGTGTTCGGGAGGTGATCAACAAGAACATGTTGGAGCCGTCATCCCAGACCTTCGTTGATGCTCAGGTGCAGATCTACACGCTGATGCAAAGAGACTCCTACCCCCGATACATGAACTCCCCCGCCTACAAGAACCTGCTCAACTCCCTCTCAGAGCAGGCCCCTGAGTTCTAA